Genomic window (Alnus glutinosa chromosome 9, dhAlnGlut1.1, whole genome shotgun sequence):
aataaagtttttaaaccacaggtacCATAGGTACtaacaataatcatatattttcaaatgGGAATAACTTCTGTCCGGTCGTGGCAGAAAGGTTGGGATTTTTGCCCACCAATCAAAAATTGACACGTCGactcaaaatgaaaaaaagatgCTGATCCTCTCGCTTCTCCATTCTTCCATTTTTCCCTTGTAAAATCCCTCCCCACAGCAGACGTGCAGTGAAAgcctaaggaaaaaaaatatcaaacccaCCGAAAATCCCCTGTTTTCTATCGTCGAAACCCAGCGGTCATCCCCTTTCCCTCTTCGGTTTGCTGCAACACGAGACACCAAGAGAGACAGAAAGAGAACGAATGGTTGATACTTTGGCCTTGATATTGGGTATGTGGAATTCTGATTGATACTTTGGCTTTGATTTTGGTGGCTGAGTGGTTGTTGACTGTGGGTTGAACTTGGTTGATTTTATGGAAAAATTTATGGGTTGTGTTGGCTTGACCGAAAATGGTGTGGGGAAGATTTCATCTGGTAAAATTTATGGGTTGGGGCCGACGGACGGATTTGGGGTGGATGGATGGACGAGCGGGCAGTCCAGGCGGACGTGCAGTGATTTGGGGATTTGGGACGGCGGATGGATGGATTTGGGCCGGACGGACGGAGGATTTGGGGAGGACGGACGGACGGATTTGGGGATGACGAACGGACGAGCGGGCTGCGTGGTTCAGTCCAGGCGGACGTGCAGTGATTAGGGAAGGACCGGCGGGCCGGCTGACGGGCGGACGACGGATGGCAGACTGGCGGACCGGCGGACGAGATTTGGGCAGTGGGGTTTGTCTCTTTTGTTGGAATCGTGAGGCTTCAGAAGAATCAACTCAGAAGAGAGTTTAGAAGAGAGATGGGGAGGGATTAGCTACTTCagtatcattttaatttttttgctttttgctgATGTGTCAAGTGGTTATTGGTCGGCAAAAAACCAGTGATTTTTGCCTCTAccgtatagaaggggctctctttTCAAATTGGGATAGCCATAAATAAcatccaacaataaatttaaattactgACAAAAGTTCAATCATAAATAACACCATTCAAGTTCAACCACAAATATTGTAAAGTTTTGGCCAACATACTACGGTCATCCAAGTTCAATCGTATATATTGTTACAATCAAGTTAATTAGTATCTTACTACAATTGATGATACACAAATTCTAAGCTCCATGATTTTTGAAGAAGTTGTCCATAAGGGTGTAAATCCGGCCAGTAACCGAGTACCAATCAGGAAACCAATTTGGTACCCTGTTAGAAATAACCGATAACCGGCTCTAGGATAGCATGTTACCCTgttttagcatttatatataCACGATTATAACTGGTAAtcgggtatatatataaagattttttcttttttcttatccGTATTTTCCAAATTGACACCAACGAGGCTTACCGGCTTAGCTTCCTAGGtttattgggtttaattttCACATAAATGTTCCCATTGCCTAGGAAGTTCAAACGCCTCAGACCCATCTACTTGCCATTGCCTAGTAAGTTCAAACGCCTCAGACCCATCTACTTGCCATTGCCTAGTAAGTTCAAACGCCTAGtatggatcctctccagttgaaacCAACGGGAGAGGAGCCTGTCCTTTGCCCTCCACTTGTAAATGACCGGTTCCTCTCCCGTTGATTTCAACTAGAGAGGATCCAAATCCTAGACCCATCTACTTCACATAAATGTTGCCATTGCCTAGGAAGTTCAAACGCCTCATACCCATCTACTTCACATAAATGTTTCCATTGCCTAGGAAATTCAAACGCCTCAGACCCATCTACTTGCCCTGACCATCTACTTGCCCTGACCAGTAAACTCCAGCATGAGAAGCAAGAGAAGGAATGGCTGACAGCTAGACTTCGAGGAGCAAAATGAATTGACCAACGTCATTGTAAGTGGtgaagaacaaaaagaagaaaagaaaagcataatAGGCACGACACTCATCCCATCCAAAGCCAATTTTCCCACGGAGGGTGTTGATGTTAGTCCACCTCTTGATGGTTCGAAGGCGATTCTCAACATGATCAGATATACATTCTACTCCAAATTTCTCGCTAATTGACCTGACAACTAGTGCAAATGACGCATGTTTGAATGTGTTTGAATGCTTATTTCCTTTAGTAGCCTCATCAGCAAGAATTCAAAGTAATAAAGTGTGCATAAGTTTTGACCACCTAAATTGCTTGTTTGTAGTGTCCTTCTCCTTGTTTTTGCCCATTGCTACAATTACAAGAACATGAATAATAATgcaagataaaaaataaaaacataatgcAAGATAAAAACAAACTCATATCATAAGTTGGATTAAACTTCAAACATGCATTATAAAATCAAATCATTAAAGATAGAAACATAATCGTCTTTAAACAAGACTAGTTCAAGAAACAAACATTATAACATAAaccaaaggagaaaaaagaaatctatATATTTATTCCCGGATGACAAATTACATCTCTTTTGATTGTCCATCTCTACTTTTCTCTTGAGCTTCCCTCTGTGTTTGGTAGACAGCCATTCAGCTTCAGTAAATCACTAGTGTCTCAGTGTAGACTTCGCAGAATTCCATGTAAGTAGCCTCCAGTCATTATAAGCGACACTAGTGATACAACGCCCGCTGGAAATATCTTCCCTGATTTCTTAAAACGGGAACCCATCACTCCCAGGAGGGCAGCAGACAGGCCTGGAATGGGAGATAACAAAAGCAATTGAGCTTAAACAAAGTGGACatggaaaatgaaacaaacgaACCTTTTGGGGATACAAACAAACGCCTATGGTTAGGCTTGACAACTTCTGTAGAAACATAGAAAAGCTAAAAGGATGTCATTCTGCAACCTAACATTTACTTCCTCCACGATCTAGTTGTGTGGTTTAGCAAAATGGAATACTGCTTTTGCTCATACTGAGCTTCTTCTAGGAAGCACCCTAAAAGTTAACACCCTTCTATAATTAGTAACTACAAAGTTTTAAGACTGTGTGGTAGATTAGGAATTCAACAAATTATCACCCACTATAAGTCCTCATTAACATTCAATTTCTAAAAGGATCACTAAAACTTAATTGTTTGAGATATTTGATCATGCAAGGCCAATCTTCACTTAAAAATCAACTCATAAGAATGTATGTCAGTGTGCATGCTTACTTTTACCTCCATTTCACTAGTTTCCTAGATTTCAAATAGGACTTCTACGGCAAAATTACCAACTCTACATGCTCAGGCTTCAATTTTCACTTACATGGATGACCTTTTGGCTTTTTTTGAAGCATGAGTAGGATCATAGGGGTATGAGTTTACAGtacttattttaatttgtttctatgTAACAAGATGCGGGCCTTTAGAAGTTTGTAACATAAGTTTGGTTGAAAGTGTCGTGTTTCTCTTGACATGTTGAATATGCCGATTCAGAATGTGCCACTGGTTCattatattcaaattttagGTAATCTTCTTTAATTCATATTTTCATGTGATATGTTATTAAGGATGTTGGTCTTACAGGTCGCAACATAATAGCATATttctacaaaaataatttgtataagaACACAGAAGAGTGTACATAGCAACAAGTAATGATACTTCTAAGCAAAACAAAAGCATTAGTTATATTTCAAAAGGACCATAATAAATATGCAGAAGGACTCACAGAACCATTAATTGGTACAGTAGGGGGCCTAGGGGTTATCATACCTCTCATTTTcctgaaagtgaaaaaaagattGATCTTTGCTTTCAATAAATcttgcaccaaaaatgctaatcAAATTAAAGTCCCCTAAGTGTGGATAGTTCAATAGAAAGATTTTAACAGAGACCGTGCCAGTGAAAAAACACTGCACGAGCAGTCTTATCGATTTATGCATAACACTATCTGTCAGAACTAAGGCCATTGCAACATAAATACAGAAAATTTAAGGTAATTGAGAAGAGTATTATTATGTCTTACCAAGCCCTATGGATGATGCAATAACGGGTCTGGTGGGAAGTTGAGTATAAACATAATACAGTAGTGAGGCTGATAGTCCCCCTGCCAACAGTGACTTCTGGCTGCCACTCTTCAAATAGCCCATAACACCACCCACTATCAAAAAATCAACCATGACTCAATTATATGTAAAAGACAAGAAATTAAGGAGCAAAAAAGGTgcaaatgtactcattattttttgtatttctaatatttttcttgatttctgtACATATAATCAAGGCAAACAGACGTCGAGGACAGAGAGATGGCTCTTTTATAGAACTAGGTAATTGCCTACAAAGGAAACTAAATAAACCAAGATGAGTGTGACGTTATCCAACCTATCTCGGCAGTCTGTACTGTTACAAAGGAGTTGTTTTCTATGCAATTTAGTGGCCTGCCAACAGTGCCAACTTAAGGAAGCCAGTCCCAAGTCAGATTTAGGGTCACTACAGAAggtgaaattacaaaatttcATGCTCGAATTCGAGTGAAATGCTTTCCAAGTTTTTCCACAGAACTGTCTTGTGTGAAATATCTATTTTCCAAGTCTTCATTTATTGTAGATGCCATTGCGTCAATTTTCTCCGAGTCTATTTTGGGGCTAAAatccccaataaaaaaaaatactagatcATATTGTAAAAGTGAAGTTTATTAGTGTGCCTTTACCTCCAACAAGGGCAGCATAAGCTAGTGTTAATTTCTGAGACATGGACATGCCCGACATCTTCTTGTTGTTTTCGTCAGAGCCCCCCTCGCCCTTGTCGTTGTTGTTgtcgccgccgccgccgcctccGCCTCCGCCTCCGCCTCTGTTACTAAATCCGTCTCCGTCACCACCTCCACTAACGGTATCCGGTTGGATGGAGTCGACGGTAACGGTTGTAGACGCTTGAAGCGGGTCAGAAGAGATAGCCCCAGAAGCAGCAACTGCCAAAAGGAACTGCTGCCGTTGATCCGATCTGTCACCAAATCCCCGAGATGATCGCAATTTCGGCAGCCTTCGGATTGAACAACaaataatactagtgctattgGACTGGTTTCTATGTAATCCAAAGCCAACCCTGCGCCGCACCGCAAGCAGAGAGGACTGGGAAACACCCGCTAACAACTCCCCCAtctctttcgtttttttttttctgtttaaatttatttctcGCTGTTTTGTGAGTGCTGCCCCTCCTCACTTCAAGAGTGCATCTCAGGTTCGCTTTCCGTTGATTATGCAAGTTTTAGACCGTTgattaggttttaatttttgatCAAAAGGTTGGTGGGGGGTTACATTTCTGCTAGCAGGGCTGACCGCCTGACCGTTTGACCTTGCATTATCAGAGGTCGGTACACGTGGCTCGTTTTAGACGCGTTGATTTGTAGGGGTTCTTGGAAGGTGGAGTTGGGGTTCGAGTACATGGGTTCTCGTTCGCATTTCTCGTGCTGTCGTGCAtttagaaaagaacaaaaaaaaaaaaaaaaatgagacatggtatttctctaatttttgtctcattttttttttcaaataaatcaataaatctgttttttttacatgtgaGGTTCTACATTTTCTgtggttaattttaaaagaatgttGAAGTTTGATAAGAATTAagtaaaattatacaaattcaTCTTTTACCCAtctaattttcaaattcaatgaCAGATTTAAAACTTGGTTATATGAAGATGAATATGAAATGGTTTGAGAATAGAAATCTAATATCTTCTAAGAATTAAacataaattagaaaaaagaaaagatacaaatCTATCCCATACATAGGGGCGAGGTAGCAAGGTGCTTGGAGGGGTTTGGCCCCCAAGCCCGGAGGTTTTTcccaaaaaatgaattaaaattaaaattttacatttttttcttttttttcttttttttttttaattcggCCCTCCAAAATTGCAAAAGCTCTCCGCCCTTGCTCATTCCCCTCTCATTTTCAAACCCACATTAATGATTGAAAATTCCAACTGTTAAACTTGAAACATTCAAGATCTGAAAGCTAAAGAGTGCTCAAGCCTCGGATTTTTAGAGACACTAAAATTTTCATTATCCGAATATGTCTCGAATAAATGTGTGGGGGTAACTGTTGAGAATAATCTCATTCAAACAGGCTCATCTAAAGAATCGTGAGTCTCAAGTTTAGTACCGGCCCACGAAAAATTGTGAGCCCCAAGCTAAGACAACAAAACTCTCAGATGAGCCTATCCCGAGAAATAAGCAGCCAAGCGAGtcatcctaaaaaaaaaaaaaaaaaggctatttTCGAGTACTGTAGGGTCTCGTAAGTGGAGAGTGTTACTACATCGCCAATGAACTTGTTACTTCAAGGCTAAACGCTCGAACTCTCCGTCATGGCCACTACCAATGACTTCCCTTCCGTCACCGCCTTTCAGTACCCACCACCgtcgttcttttcttttctttgtcgtctattttattgggttttgtAGGTGAGAGAGCTGGCCCTTCGACTTTATGGGATAGTTTGTTGAGAATTGGGGATTAATACACTGTTCCATTTCTTTGGATTAGTAAGATCGCTGCTCATTACAAATTATTCCTTGGCATTTGGATGTTGGGTATGAATTATTAAGGCTTACTACTTATGGACATGTTATTGGGAGTCCATAGTTTGAAAGGAACATGTACTTTATTACTTTTGGAAGGGGAATCGGTTGGCTTAGGACACAGTTATTGGCGCTAAATTCTAGTAAGAGGCCCTATATATGAAGAAATTTTCCATCTCCGTGCATAGCAGGTTTTATGGTATTTGCTGTGCCAGCTATCTTGTTGCCACTGTCAGCTTGCAAAAAGCTTATGGTTATGGAGCCTCCCTTCATTCTCGCCATTCATGATGTATATGCCAGTTTCCAGAATCCCAGAGTTGTCAGCTTGTTTGCCATTGGTGATGGGGTAAGAAAACTTCTGTTGGGGATTTAATGAATTTGACAAGTTACTGTGAAAAGGAGAGCATGCCATGATTGAGTGCTTGTCAAATTTTGTAGTATTTCAGGCTGCTTTTTGTTGTATCCATTGTTAATTCCCCCATCTAGTGTTCAGCTTGCTAACCTTTTACAGATAAACATGGCTTCATTTGGATTTTGATGAACCAAAACTCATATTATCctcaccttcttttttttctttttcttttttttctttttttgtttgtatagtATATTATCCTACcttttttcaaaatcttttgTGAAATCTCTTGATGTGCTTCGCATTTGGCAATGATTGATTATGGCGCCCTTTTGTCCCTTTAATatatttctgaaaataattaaatGCTCCGGAGCAGTACTTTTGGttataaatttcaaaaagtatgctcgaccattttttttttttccccttctcttagccattgggaatgctcttaACACCTAACTGCCTATTAATAGAGAAAAGTGCAATTTTAGCACCaccaatttaataataaattagacGCTTTCAAATAATGTAATTTGAAGCATTTGAAGCCTTCCCACTTTTGCTAGGAGAAAGCACTAGGAAAAATAGCAAAATTTGAGGTTTGGGGTTATGACAAATAACTCTccttgtgattttaaaagtgaCAAATAATTCTATGGTATGCTAGTAACGAATAACTCTTTTTGGTCaaatttcaatcatttttttcgtttactctaaaaatattttttaagaaaaaaaaaaaaaaaaaaagaacaaaaatgtgTGCTAGAACCACCcaatgcctttgggggtgcttCGCCATCCCAAGGCCAGTAGGAATGGCAGCTGGGATGGCCGAAGCATCCccttttctttatatataattttttaaggaaaaatgaaaatgtatcATTTCATGATGAATCCAATGGAAAAATGACGAGAATTTGTAAAGGGAGGTATTTGTTACACAAGCACATCAAATGAAGTTATTTGACACTTTTTAAACCTGAATTAAGTTATTTATCACAGCCTAAAAACCTTAAGAAGTTATTTATCACAGCCTCAAACCTCGTGTATTAATTTTGCAATTTCCCTAAACATTTTAGGGTGAGCAAAGGAACTTGTGTTTCAACACTTGTTCATCAAACACAACAATTTTACAGTATATGCATCTGATGTAGTGGAAATCGGCTATACCAACGAGAGTCTACATGGGTATCCTACACCCCCCACAACCCCTCTCCCACAGAagtaaaaacaaacaaatctaAAGCCATCAAATATTTGTAGTTTTCAAGATTGCTTTCGAGTCTCAAAGAGTAAACGGGCAACTTACTTTCGTTAAGAACTTTCACAAATATCTCCTCTTTCATACCCTCATTTTGCCGCAGGCATACTTGACTTCGTGGCCATTAAACCTCTGATAAGGCTCAGGATCTCACCTCGCATCCCAGCAACAATTGATGGAGTGACTTGCTCCTTCACAGCAGAAAACCACAAACCATCTCTGGCTATGTCATCTTCACCACTTCCATGCCAGTGGCATATAGCTTTTGCAATGGTTGTAACATATAAGCCACAATCATAACCGTTCACTTGCTGTGGTGAATCAGTACATTCAAGATAACTAGCATCTAATGCAGAATCGCAGACACCCATATATCTAACAACAGCATTATATAGTCGTTTACCATGCCATTTATTCATCCCTCTATTGCTATCATGATGAACAAATATGTTAGCATTCCTCTCAAATGCAAGTAAGCTCCAATGAGACCCAGCTTCGGCCTTGCTCACATCATCATTATCATTTACAGGAAATATTACCAGTTTCTTGTCAGGCAAATGAAGAGGTTCAAGAAAATCTTCAAGAGACTCCACAGCTGGGCAATTCATTATCCAGAAAGCAATTGAAGGTGGAACAAGTAGGATGTCCTTAGCAGGATAGCATGAAGAAAGATAACTGAAATAGAATTCGATAATTCGATCATTGAGAAAATATGGGCCACTAAGAATGTCCAAATCAGATTGTCTGAGTACAACATCATTGTAGCTGAGAATCTTGTCATTGGCTCCAGATTTTCCCATTAAGTTGATATCAGTATGTACTCCTGGTCAAATAAACATCAGTGGATTAGGGGACAAGCTTCATAGTTTTTGGATGGCTTTGCCACAATTTCTTTCATTAGCTTAAGGCTGAAGCCTTGTAGCGGACGAGGTAAGCCAATGTTAAATAAGTTATATTCCAATCACTCTTCTATCTTCCATTAGTATCAAAAACATTGTGCACAATAATTTGATAACCTTTTCCAAGATAAATTCAATACTTACATAACATTTTCCCCGAGTCAAATTGTAATATTTCTTATGAGAACAAGTTTTGGAGAAGCAAGCACCCTTGATTTTCATCAGCAATTTGcatgacaaataaaaaatcctcACAAAAATGGAAGGGTAAATTACACATAAACCCCCCTCCCTCTACCATCTGCTTCGATTGATCTCTCTCTacattatggtttttttttttcacattgaAGCTAATTTGATCATTTTACAGGCTTTTCTATCTAACTTAAACAACTGATTTGGAGAGACGCGACAAATTGAAACTAAAACTTAGAATTGAGGGACGAGaaatagaaatttagaatttgaAAATACGTTTAGAATAGAATGTTTAAGGAGGTAAAATTAATatgtccaaaataaaaatttcgaTATAATCACCAAAGACAATTGGGTTAAAGCAACCATTTAAGAAAAGTTAAACCTAATTAATTCTTATAAAATCCTATTTTATCATACAATTAAAGCAACAACTTTGATTGAATAACTTTTCCTATTTTCATGTATATTCCTTGCCTTTGAAATAATTTGtccaaattgtatttttagtgataaaatatagaaagagaggaaaaggtAGGAGAGAAAAGATACATGTTATTGATATATATAACCAGGGGCGGAACTATGATTTCTTGTGTGAAGGGTCTGaacttacataaataaataagtacatAGATAAATATAGTCTCTCCATATATGTGCACGTGCAcacgttttttatttaaattgaagTCTTAATTATCCTAGTAAATAGAAGAGCTTATAACCTGAGAACTACCCATGACATAACCAACCCAACCAAAAAAGTTTGGAAGTATTATTAGCAAGCACTCAATATTCAGCTTCAGTACTCAATCTAACAGCAAATTGTTTCTTAATTTGCCATGGAATGAAAAAAAACACTAACTAAAGACCAGTAGCTCTTATGTTTTTAAGAAGTGTGGGAATGACCAATAAGCACATTAGGAGTAAACGTCATGGAATCACCTGAAGTGCTTAGAATTTGCATCAAGGTTATTAGAATTGGAGAAAAGGTCAACAGAAGTATCACTGAAAAGAGAAACATGACAAGGAAAGTTGAAAATTGGATAGACTAGTAAACATCATGATTTCCCAAAAAAACTGATATAACACAAAATCTATAGACGCTTGAAGATTGGATCATGGCATTGGTAGATTTTATGTTCAAAACCATATACTAGAAAACAACACAAATGGGAAAGAGATTCCAACTTAATATGCTCATAAGGCTAGAGGAGAACAAAAGAAGTACAACCAAAGACCTTAGGAAAACTATAATCGGGCAAAGTTCCATAGAGATGTTCATAAGGTGATTGGGTGAGAGTAACAAGGAAATGGACAGTTAACAGTATAGGCTAAATTGAGGGTAACCTCACCCTAGAACAATTCATGAATAGGTACCGAGATAAGTAGGGCTTATATAGTGTCTAAGATGTATCTATATCTACTAATTGCATGATCATTCGGTTATAAAGAATCAGGAAAAGGTGGAAAATGGTTCCATATTACTCAAGTGTGTCAAGAAAAGTGGAATCTCGACattctatagcattgtttttcttttattggaaAATTACACACACATTGTGGGACATGAACCCACGACCTCACCCTCCACATCACTACAAAGGAATTACCATTTGAGTTAAAGTTCATTAGCAACATTCCATAGCATTGCTAGACCAAAAAACTTTAATTCTTCAAGAAAAGTGGGTTTGACCATATTATTAGatttctaataaattttttaaagtttgaatctaTTATGCAAAAGGAAGTCATGTATATGAAGAAACATCATCCATAAAAACAACAAACTAGCAAAATTCCCCATACGTccacaaatatcaaaataacattaatCAAAAGATATTAAAGACACAAAATCAATACTACTAAAAGATATAGTAGGTTGTTTCCCAAGCTGAGAAGACAAGCAATCAAAAGACTAAAGTCTGACTTAGTCtaaaaatactattaaaaatcTAACCAACAAAATCAAAGAGAGAAGTATGCTCGAGTCAAGAGTGCTAGAGGTTTAAGGAGATCGAAGAAGCACCAAATTGTGTCACTTTTGAAAATGGGAAGGAACATAGACGTAGGAAAATTCAAAAAGGCATCCAATATTATGGCCTATCTGAAAGAGCTAAACCATCCGTGTGTCTTGCATATCACAACACAGATTCGAAAAGCGTGATTCAAGGCCAAGTTCACAAAAGTTGtcctacaaataaaa
Coding sequences:
- the LOC133877842 gene encoding NEDD8-specific protease 1; translation: MGKSGANDKILSYNDVVLRQSDLDILSGPYFLNDRIIEFYFSYLSSCYPAKDILLVPPSIAFWIMNCPAVESLEDFLEPLHLPDKKLVIFPVNDNDDVSKAEAGSHWSLLAFERNANIFVHHDSNRGMNKWHGKRLYNAVVRYMGVCDSALDASYLECTDSPQQVNGYDCGLYVTTIAKAICHWHGSGEDDIARDGLWFSAVKEQVTPSIVAGMRGEILSLIRGLMATKSSMPAAK
- the LOC133878433 gene encoding protein FATTY ACID EXPORT 2, chloroplastic-like codes for the protein MGELLAGVSQSSLLAVRRRVGFGLHRNQSNSTSIICCSIRRLPKLRSSRGFGDRSDQRQQFLLAVAASGAISSDPLQASTTVTVDSIQPDTVSGGGDGDGFSNRGGGGGGGGGGGDNNNDKGEGGSDENNKKMSGMSMSQKLTLAYAALVGVGGVMGYLKSGSQKSLLAGGLSASLLYYVYTQLPTRPVIASSIGLGLSAALLGVMGSRFKKSGKIFPAGVVSLVSLIMTGGYLHGILRSLH